From one Streptomyces mobaraensis genomic stretch:
- a CDS encoding APC family permease has protein sequence MPAPSAPPSPESGAGGDGALRRTLTFRDLVVYGLLFIAPMAPVGVFGTLVAKAHGAVAAVYLVATVAMGFTAYSYARMVRVVPRAGSVYAYVRVGLGEGPGFVAGWMALLDYLLIPAVAYLFSGIAMHALVPTVHPWVWTALAVAVTTGLNLSGVRVAALAGFVVLAVEIVVLCVFVAAAAWALATDGPRRGWLAPLTGEGAFDTGAVLTAVSVAVLSYLGFDAIAAFTEEAAGGPGRVARAVLTCLVAAGVLFLVQTYLAALLMPVSAAELAAEPARQGAAFYDTVDASTGRWLHDLVAASKAGGAAFAALSGQAAAGRLLFAMARDRRLPGALAVVDRGTGVPRRAVLCAAVVTLVAAVWAARRGDGLDRLVSVVDVGALVAFGLLHLSVIGWFAVRRRMRCGVVRDVLVPLVGLAVVVAVLVRAAGVAQVVGVVWLGLGVAVLAVQGAGAREAR, from the coding sequence ATGCCGGCACCTTCAGCACCTCCCTCCCCGGAATCCGGCGCCGGCGGGGACGGCGCGCTCCGCCGCACGCTGACCTTCCGGGACCTCGTCGTCTACGGGCTGCTGTTCATCGCCCCGATGGCGCCCGTCGGCGTCTTCGGCACGCTGGTGGCGAAGGCACACGGCGCGGTGGCCGCGGTGTACCTGGTGGCGACGGTCGCGATGGGGTTCACCGCGTACTCCTACGCGCGGATGGTGCGGGTGGTGCCGCGGGCCGGTTCCGTCTACGCCTACGTGCGGGTCGGGCTGGGCGAGGGGCCGGGGTTCGTCGCGGGGTGGATGGCGCTGCTCGACTACCTGCTGATCCCCGCGGTGGCCTACCTGTTCTCGGGCATCGCGATGCACGCGCTGGTACCGACGGTGCACCCGTGGGTGTGGACGGCGCTCGCGGTCGCGGTGACGACCGGCCTCAATCTGTCAGGAGTGCGGGTCGCGGCGCTGGCGGGGTTCGTGGTGCTGGCGGTGGAGATCGTAGTGCTGTGCGTCTTCGTCGCCGCGGCGGCCTGGGCGCTGGCCACGGACGGGCCCCGGCGCGGCTGGCTCGCGCCGCTGACCGGCGAGGGCGCCTTCGACACGGGTGCCGTGCTGACGGCGGTGTCGGTGGCGGTGCTGTCGTACCTGGGGTTCGACGCGATCGCCGCGTTCACGGAGGAGGCGGCGGGCGGGCCGGGGCGGGTGGCCCGCGCGGTGCTCACCTGTCTGGTGGCGGCGGGTGTCCTCTTCCTCGTCCAGACGTATCTGGCGGCGCTGCTTATGCCGGTGTCGGCGGCGGAGCTCGCTGCCGAGCCGGCTCGGCAGGGGGCTGCGTTCTACGACACGGTGGACGCCTCAACGGGGCGGTGGCTGCACGATCTGGTCGCGGCGAGCAAGGCCGGCGGGGCGGCGTTCGCGGCTCTGTCCGGGCAGGCGGCGGCCGGGCGGCTGTTGTTCGCGATGGCGCGGGATCGGCGGCTGCCGGGTGCTCTGGCCGTCGTCGACCGGGGGACGGGGGTGCCGCGGCGGGCGGTGCTGTGTGCCGCCGTCGTCACGCTGGTCGCGGCGGTGTGGGCCGCTCGGCGGGGGGATGGGCTGGATCGGCTGGTGTCGGTGGTGGATGTGGGGGCGTTGGTGGCTTTTGGGTTGTTGCATTTGTCGGTGATCGGGTGGTTCGCGGTACGGCGGCGGATGCGGTGCGGCGTCGTTCGGGACGTGCTGGTGCCGCTGGTCGGGTTGGCTGTGGTGGTCGCGGTGCTTGTGCGGGCGGCGGGGGTGGCGCAGGTTGTGGGAGTGGTGTGGTTGGGGCTGGGGGTGGCGGTGCTCGCGGTTCAGGGGGCGGGGGCGCGCGAAGCGCGGTGA
- a CDS encoding exodeoxyribonuclease VII small subunit, whose protein sequence is MAKTDESGTGTGADEELSALGYEQARDELIEVVRRLETGGQTLEESLALWERGEALARVCRHWLEGARARLDAALSAPEAGADEGAVDGG, encoded by the coding sequence ATGGCGAAAACGGATGAGTCCGGCACCGGGACCGGCGCGGACGAGGAGCTGAGCGCGCTCGGCTACGAGCAGGCGCGGGACGAGCTGATCGAGGTCGTCCGCAGGCTGGAGACCGGCGGCCAGACGCTGGAGGAGTCGCTGGCCCTGTGGGAGCGCGGCGAGGCGCTGGCCCGGGTGTGCCGGCACTGGCTGGAGGGGGCGCGGGCGCGGCTGGACGCGGCGCTCTCCGCGCCGGAGGCGGGGGCCGACGAGGGAGCGGTCGACGGGGGCTGA
- a CDS encoding 4-hydroxy-3-methylbut-2-enyl diphosphate reductase — MDGMTATSARKVLLAAPRGYCAGVDRAVIAVEKALEQYGAPVYVRHEIVHNKYVVKTLEKKGAIFVDETFEVPEGNIVIFSAHGVAPVVHDEARRGKLATIDATCPLVTKVHKEAVRYAREDYDILLIGHEGHEEVIGTSGEAPDHIQLVDGPDDVANVEVRDPEKVVWLSQTTLSVDETMETVGALKNKFPNLLSPPSDDICYATQNRQTAVKQMGAEADLVIVVGSKNSSNSVRLVEVALGAGARAAHLVDYAEEIDETWLEGVATVGVTSGASVPEILVEGVLEWLAARGYEDVETVKAAEESITFSLPKELRRDLRAEVAAAVAGPQAAAGTPTEG, encoded by the coding sequence ATGGACGGCATGACTGCAACCAGCGCTCGAAAGGTCCTGCTCGCCGCCCCCCGTGGCTACTGCGCGGGCGTGGACCGTGCCGTGATCGCCGTCGAGAAGGCCCTGGAGCAGTACGGCGCGCCGGTCTACGTGCGCCACGAGATCGTCCACAACAAATACGTGGTCAAGACCCTGGAGAAGAAGGGCGCGATCTTCGTCGACGAGACGTTCGAGGTGCCCGAGGGCAACATCGTGATCTTCTCGGCGCATGGTGTGGCCCCGGTCGTCCACGACGAGGCCAGGCGGGGCAAGCTGGCCACGATCGACGCGACGTGCCCGCTGGTGACCAAGGTCCACAAGGAGGCCGTGCGCTACGCGCGCGAGGACTACGACATCCTCCTGATCGGCCACGAGGGCCACGAGGAGGTCATCGGCACCTCCGGCGAGGCCCCCGACCACATCCAGCTCGTCGACGGCCCCGACGACGTCGCCAACGTCGAGGTCCGCGACCCCGAGAAGGTCGTCTGGCTCTCCCAGACCACCCTCTCCGTCGACGAGACCATGGAGACCGTCGGCGCCCTGAAGAACAAGTTCCCCAACCTGCTCTCCCCGCCGTCGGACGACATCTGCTACGCCACGCAGAACCGGCAGACCGCGGTGAAGCAGATGGGCGCCGAGGCCGACCTGGTCATCGTCGTCGGCTCCAAGAACTCCTCCAACTCCGTCCGCCTCGTCGAGGTCGCCCTCGGCGCCGGCGCCCGCGCCGCGCACCTGGTCGACTACGCCGAGGAGATCGACGAGACCTGGCTGGAGGGCGTGGCGACGGTCGGCGTCACCTCCGGCGCCTCCGTCCCCGAGATCCTCGTCGAAGGCGTTCTGGAGTGGCTAGCCGCCCGCGGCTACGAGGACGTCGAGACCGTCAAGGCCGCCGAGGAGTCCATCACCTTCTCCCTCCCCAAGGAACTCCGCCGCGACCTCCGCGCGGAGGTCGCCGCGGCCGTCGCGGGCCCGCAGGCCGCCGCGGGGACGCCCACGGAGGGGTGA
- a CDS encoding IS1182 family transposase, producing the protein MGEWAGETVGPDVWEVCRELIPAGSVFAFLAEHRGALFPAEMFTDMYPSPNGRPSMPPQILASAVMLQVLHGLSDFETVQELRCDLRWKAACGLGLHDTAFHPSLLAYFRRRLARSSRPDRVFEAVREVVKATGVLKGRHRRALDSTVLDDAVATQYTVTQLIAAIRAVVREVPGAVDVAAACCTAHDYSDPGKPRIAWNDEQARAGLVDALVTDALQLLGRLPEQQLGEKAANTVGILALVAGQDVEPADDSDGRDGRWRITRGTAHDRMISTTDPESRHVHKTRTHQQDGYKAHLAVEPETGLFTAVALAPGTGPEYHEAAVGLDLLADETTVLDVFGDTAYSTGEARHTLDQAGHRLFLKPAPLRPAVPGGFTPDDFDIDAQAATVTCPQGHTVPLSTPGGRHRQRIASFKGLCIGCPLRDRCTTAKAGRAITIRPHHDLQTAARFQAANDPDWQADYRRWRPPVERAVAWLVQHGNRRPRYRGTIDNNTWLHTRAAALNLRRLINLGLTRTTDSWHLVPATT; encoded by the coding sequence ATGGGGGAATGGGCCGGGGAGACGGTCGGGCCTGATGTGTGGGAGGTCTGCCGGGAGTTGATCCCGGCAGGGAGTGTCTTCGCGTTCCTGGCCGAACATCGCGGTGCGTTGTTCCCGGCGGAGATGTTCACGGACATGTACCCGTCGCCGAACGGCAGGCCGTCCATGCCGCCGCAGATCCTGGCCTCAGCGGTCATGTTGCAGGTCCTGCATGGGCTGTCGGACTTCGAGACGGTCCAGGAGCTTCGGTGTGATCTGCGGTGGAAGGCCGCCTGTGGGCTGGGACTGCATGACACCGCCTTCCATCCGTCGCTGCTGGCCTACTTCCGTCGACGGCTGGCCCGCTCGTCCCGTCCGGACCGCGTTTTCGAGGCGGTGCGGGAGGTCGTGAAGGCCACCGGGGTGCTGAAGGGCAGGCACCGGCGGGCACTGGACTCCACGGTGCTGGACGACGCGGTGGCCACCCAGTACACCGTCACCCAGCTCATCGCCGCCATCCGTGCGGTGGTCCGCGAGGTCCCTGGCGCTGTCGACGTGGCGGCCGCCTGCTGCACCGCTCATGACTACAGCGATCCGGGCAAGCCCCGCATCGCCTGGAACGACGAACAGGCCAGGGCCGGCCTCGTCGACGCACTGGTCACGGACGCGCTCCAGTTGCTGGGCCGTCTGCCCGAACAACAACTGGGCGAGAAGGCCGCGAACACGGTCGGCATCCTGGCCCTGGTCGCCGGGCAGGACGTCGAACCGGCCGACGACTCCGACGGACGCGACGGGCGCTGGCGCATCACCCGGGGCACCGCCCACGACCGGATGATCTCCACCACCGACCCCGAATCCCGTCACGTCCACAAGACCCGCACCCACCAGCAGGACGGATACAAAGCTCACCTGGCCGTCGAACCGGAGACCGGCCTGTTCACCGCCGTCGCCCTCGCCCCGGGCACCGGACCCGAGTACCACGAGGCCGCCGTCGGCCTGGACCTGCTCGCCGACGAGACCACCGTGCTCGATGTCTTCGGTGACACCGCATACTCCACCGGCGAGGCCCGCCACACCCTCGACCAGGCCGGACACCGGCTGTTCCTCAAGCCCGCACCGCTGCGGCCCGCCGTCCCAGGCGGCTTCACCCCCGACGACTTCGACATCGACGCCCAAGCCGCCACCGTGACCTGTCCCCAGGGCCACACTGTTCCCCTCTCGACCCCCGGCGGGCGGCACCGCCAGCGCATCGCCTCCTTCAAAGGCCTGTGCATCGGCTGCCCTCTGCGCGACCGGTGCACCACGGCCAAAGCCGGGCGCGCGATCACCATCCGCCCGCACCACGATCTCCAGACCGCGGCCCGCTTCCAGGCCGCCAACGACCCCGACTGGCAAGCCGACTACCGCCGTTGGAGGCCACCGGTCGAACGCGCCGTCGCCTGGCTCGTCCAGCACGGAAACCGCAGACCCCGCTACCGCGGCACCATCGATAACAACACCTGGCTCCACACCCGGGCAGCCGCCCTCAACCTCCGCCGGCTCATCAACCTCGGACTCACCCGCACCACAGACTCCTGGCACCTCGTACCGGCCACCACATAA
- a CDS encoding DUF4245 domain-containing protein → MAGRNGKNKTARNMLLSLAVTIPVAGTGYLLLPHEGSGRDPVRTVAYQVETASARRAAPYPVVAPEGLGADWRATSVWYRQEPGGGKVWHLGFVDPDTQYVQIEQSDGPAADFIEDSTQHAEPTKRTQRVGDTVWQRYEGEKYNALVRTEHGATTVVAGTASDRRLVEMAAALRDGKTGGKPDGKTDGKTDGKTDGKTDGKTDGKPDGKTKG, encoded by the coding sequence GTGGCAGGCAGGAACGGGAAGAACAAGACGGCGCGCAACATGCTGCTGTCGCTGGCGGTGACGATTCCGGTGGCGGGCACGGGCTATCTGCTGCTCCCGCACGAGGGCAGCGGTCGCGATCCGGTGAGGACCGTCGCTTACCAGGTGGAGACCGCCTCCGCCCGGCGCGCGGCACCGTACCCGGTGGTGGCCCCCGAGGGGCTCGGCGCCGACTGGCGCGCGACATCGGTCTGGTACCGCCAGGAGCCCGGCGGGGGCAAGGTGTGGCACCTGGGCTTCGTCGACCCGGACACCCAGTACGTCCAGATCGAGCAGAGCGACGGCCCGGCGGCCGACTTCATCGAGGACTCCACGCAGCACGCGGAGCCGACGAAGCGGACGCAGCGGGTGGGCGACACCGTCTGGCAGCGCTACGAGGGCGAGAAGTACAACGCCCTGGTGCGGACGGAGCACGGGGCGACGACGGTGGTCGCCGGGACCGCGTCCGACCGCCGGCTCGTGGAGATGGCCGCCGCGCTCCGGGACGGGAAGACGGGCGGGAAGCCGGACGGAAAGACCGACGGGAAGACCGACGGAAAGACCGACGGGAAGACCGACGGAAAGACCGACGGGAAGCCGGACGGGAAGACGAAGGGCTGA
- a CDS encoding malonic semialdehyde reductase — MTLALDTAAQDLLFREAHTANAFTDEPVSDEQMQALYDLIKYAPTAFNQSPLRIVLVRSAEARERLVAHMSEGNQAKSKAAPLVAILAADSEFHEELPALFPHFPQAKDVFFSERPVREKSAELNAALQAGYFILGVRAAGLAAGPMTGFDAAGIQKEFLDGDHTPMLVVNIGKPSEDAYRPRSPRLAYDQVVSVV; from the coding sequence ATGACTCTCGCCCTGGACACCGCCGCGCAGGACCTGCTCTTCCGTGAGGCGCACACGGCCAACGCGTTCACCGACGAGCCCGTCTCCGACGAGCAGATGCAGGCGCTCTACGACCTGATCAAGTACGCCCCCACGGCGTTCAACCAGTCGCCCCTGCGCATCGTCCTGGTCCGCTCCGCGGAGGCCCGCGAGCGCCTCGTCGCCCACATGTCCGAGGGCAACCAGGCCAAGAGCAAGGCCGCGCCGCTGGTCGCGATCCTGGCCGCCGACAGCGAGTTCCACGAGGAGCTGCCGGCCCTGTTCCCGCACTTCCCGCAGGCCAAGGACGTCTTCTTCAGCGAGCGCCCGGTCCGTGAGAAGTCCGCGGAGCTGAACGCCGCGCTGCAGGCCGGCTACTTCATCCTGGGCGTCCGCGCCGCCGGCCTGGCCGCCGGCCCGATGACCGGCTTCGACGCCGCGGGCATCCAGAAGGAGTTCCTGGACGGCGACCACACCCCGATGCTCGTCGTCAACATCGGCAAGCCGTCGGAGGACGCCTACCGTCCGCGCTCCCCGCGCCTGGCCTACGACCAGGTCGTGTCGGTCGTCTGA
- a CDS encoding DUF6542 domain-containing protein, translated as MEQPGARITQHRIRRTAPVPRPAAPVGQGRAAPAGRERAGRTPPPLLRALRRDQPVRLTGLGSGLLAVVAMLVAGVLVARLAAGSPIAYGVLFTLCCAVCALGVRPAELVAAPVSAPIAFAAGALPVTAATAGSGGLAGRAMALVGFLSLQAGWLYGGTLLAALIVLGRRVRLVRRRRTDGRAQARRRPSRPPRSPRRSPAQRERSRH; from the coding sequence GTGGAGCAACCCGGCGCACGCATCACCCAGCACAGGATCCGTCGCACGGCCCCGGTGCCCCGCCCGGCCGCCCCGGTGGGGCAGGGCAGAGCGGCGCCGGCCGGGAGGGAGCGGGCGGGCCGCACCCCGCCGCCGCTGCTGCGCGCGCTCCGGCGGGACCAGCCGGTCCGGCTGACCGGCCTGGGCAGCGGGCTCCTCGCCGTGGTGGCGATGCTGGTCGCGGGGGTGCTCGTCGCCCGGCTGGCCGCCGGTTCCCCGATCGCCTACGGGGTCCTCTTCACGCTCTGCTGCGCCGTCTGCGCGCTGGGGGTGCGGCCGGCAGAGCTGGTGGCCGCGCCGGTGAGCGCGCCCATCGCCTTCGCCGCGGGCGCCCTGCCCGTCACGGCCGCCACCGCCGGTTCCGGCGGGCTCGCCGGCCGGGCGATGGCCCTGGTCGGCTTCCTGTCGCTGCAGGCCGGCTGGCTGTACGGCGGGACGCTGCTCGCCGCCCTGATCGTCCTCGGCCGGCGGGTGCGGCTGGTCAGACGGCGGCGGACGGACGGACGGGCGCAGGCGCGGCGGCGGCCATCGCGGCCCCCACGATCCCCGCGTCGTTCTCCAGCTCAGCGGGAACGATCTCGGCACTGA
- the xseA gene encoding exodeoxyribonuclease VII large subunit yields MALTTSPDAPLPVGQVSRLIGGWIDRLGAVWVEGQITQLSRRPGAGVVFLTLRDPSHDISLSVTCYRAVFDRVADVVSEGARVVVHAKPEWYTPRGSLSLRAAEIRPVGVGELLARLEQLRKSLAREGLFDAGRKRPLPFLPQLIGLVCGRASAAERDVLENARHRWPAVRFEVRNVPVQGVHAVPKVVEAVRELDALDEVDVIIVARGGGSVEDLLPFSDEQLVRAVAACRTPVVSAIGHEPDSPLLDLVADLRASTPTDAAKRVVPDVGEELARVEQLGGRALRAVTTLLDREERGLAAVRARPCMERPQRMVEEREEQVEGLLGRARRTFGHLLDRADSELTHTHARVVALSPAATLRRGYAVLQHADGSVVRAADEVAAGEELRARVAEGAFAVRVEGPAD; encoded by the coding sequence ATGGCCCTCACCACCTCCCCCGACGCCCCCCTCCCCGTCGGCCAGGTCTCCCGCCTCATCGGGGGCTGGATCGACCGGCTCGGTGCCGTCTGGGTCGAGGGGCAGATCACGCAGTTGTCGCGGCGGCCCGGGGCGGGGGTGGTCTTCCTGACGCTGCGCGATCCGTCGCACGACATCTCCCTCTCCGTCACCTGCTACCGCGCGGTGTTCGACCGGGTCGCGGACGTCGTGTCCGAAGGTGCGCGGGTCGTGGTGCACGCGAAACCGGAGTGGTACACGCCGCGCGGGTCGTTGTCGCTGCGGGCGGCGGAGATCCGGCCGGTGGGGGTCGGGGAGCTGCTGGCGCGGCTGGAGCAGCTGAGGAAGTCGCTGGCGCGGGAGGGGCTGTTCGACGCCGGGCGGAAGCGGCCGTTGCCGTTCCTGCCGCAGCTGATCGGTCTGGTCTGCGGGCGGGCGTCGGCCGCCGAGCGGGACGTGCTGGAGAACGCCCGGCACCGCTGGCCGGCCGTCCGCTTCGAGGTGCGGAATGTGCCGGTACAGGGGGTGCACGCGGTGCCGAAGGTGGTCGAGGCGGTCCGGGAGCTGGACGCGCTCGACGAGGTGGACGTGATCATCGTCGCGCGCGGCGGCGGCAGCGTCGAGGACCTGCTGCCGTTCTCGGACGAGCAACTGGTCCGGGCGGTGGCCGCGTGCCGGACGCCGGTGGTGTCGGCGATCGGGCACGAGCCGGACTCCCCGCTTCTCGACCTGGTCGCGGACCTGCGGGCTTCGACGCCCACCGACGCCGCCAAGCGCGTCGTCCCGGACGTGGGCGAGGAGCTGGCGCGCGTCGAGCAGCTGGGCGGCCGGGCGTTGCGCGCGGTGACCACGCTGCTGGACCGGGAGGAGCGCGGGCTGGCGGCCGTACGGGCGCGGCCGTGCATGGAGCGTCCGCAGCGGATGGTGGAGGAGCGCGAGGAGCAGGTGGAGGGGCTGCTGGGGCGGGCCCGGCGGACGTTCGGGCATCTGCTGGACCGCGCCGACTCCGAGCTGACGCACACGCACGCCCGGGTGGTGGCGCTCTCCCCCGCCGCGACGCTGCGGCGCGGGTACGCCGTCCTCCAGCACGCCGACGGTTCGGTGGTCCGGGCCGCGGACGAGGTGGCGGCGGGCGAGGAGCTGCGGGCGCGGGTGGCCGAGGGTGCGTTCGCCGTACGCGTCGAGGGGCCGGCCGACTGA
- the ppgK gene encoding polyphosphate--glucose phosphotransferase, protein MDAFGVDIGGSGIKGAPVDLTKGATAVERHKVLTPHPATPDAVADRVKEVLDHFGWSGGPVGATFPGVVTGGVTRTAANVDKGWIGRDAAALLGARIGAPVTLLNDADAAGVAEMTFGAGRGRTGTVIVLTFGTGIGSAVFTGGRLVPNTELGHLELGGHDAETRASSRAKEEGDLSWHRWARRVQKYLRHVEALFSPELFVIGGGVSRKAERFLPLIEGVSAEIVPAELENDAGIVGAAMAAAAPAPVRPSAAV, encoded by the coding sequence ATGGACGCATTCGGTGTGGACATCGGCGGATCCGGCATCAAGGGCGCTCCGGTCGACCTGACGAAGGGGGCGACGGCGGTGGAGCGCCACAAGGTGCTCACCCCGCACCCGGCCACCCCCGACGCGGTCGCCGACCGCGTCAAGGAAGTGCTGGACCACTTCGGCTGGTCCGGCGGCCCGGTCGGGGCCACCTTCCCCGGCGTGGTCACCGGCGGCGTCACCAGGACGGCCGCCAACGTCGACAAGGGCTGGATCGGCCGGGATGCCGCCGCCCTGCTCGGCGCGCGGATCGGCGCCCCCGTGACGCTGCTGAACGACGCGGACGCGGCCGGTGTCGCCGAGATGACCTTCGGCGCGGGCCGGGGCCGCACGGGCACCGTCATCGTGCTCACCTTCGGCACCGGCATCGGCAGCGCGGTCTTCACCGGCGGCCGGCTCGTCCCCAACACCGAGCTCGGCCACCTGGAGCTCGGCGGCCACGACGCCGAGACGCGGGCCTCCAGCCGGGCCAAGGAGGAGGGCGACCTCTCCTGGCACCGCTGGGCGCGCCGGGTGCAGAAGTACCTGCGGCACGTCGAGGCGCTGTTCTCGCCCGAGCTCTTCGTCATCGGCGGGGGCGTCAGCCGCAAGGCGGAGCGGTTCCTGCCGCTGATCGAGGGCGTCAGTGCCGAGATCGTTCCCGCTGAGCTGGAGAACGACGCGGGGATCGTGGGGGCCGCGATGGCCGCCGCCGCGCCTGCGCCCGTCCGTCCGTCCGCCGCCGTCTGA
- a CDS encoding tyrosine-type recombinase/integrase, with amino-acid sequence MAARLREGGIAKGTGPHALRHHYASLLIKHGESVKTVSERLGHTNAAMTLNIYTHLWPDSEERTRAAVDKAYADRPERDKPQAEAAA; translated from the coding sequence GTGGCGGCCCGCCTGCGCGAAGGCGGCATAGCGAAGGGCACCGGCCCCCACGCCCTCCGGCATCATTACGCGAGCCTGCTGATCAAGCACGGTGAGTCGGTGAAGACCGTCTCCGAGCGTCTCGGCCACACCAACGCCGCCATGACGCTGAACATCTACACCCACCTGTGGCCCGACTCCGAGGAGCGGACGCGGGCAGCCGTCGACAAGGCGTATGCGGACCGACCCGAGAGGGACAAACCACAGGCGGAAGCGGCGGCGTAG
- the ychF gene encoding redox-regulated ATPase YchF, with the protein MSLTIGIVGLPNVGKSTLFNALTKNDVLAANYPFATIEPNVGVVGVPDARLTKLAEIFGSQKILPATVDFVDIAGIVRGASEGEGLGNKFLANIRESDAICQVIRAFKDENVVHVDGKVSPKDDIETINTELILADLQTIEKVLPRLVKESRIQKDKAAKVKAVEEAKAILEKGDTLFSAGIVQGSEKAEPLHDLHLLTTKPFLYVFNVDEDELTDDAFKAEQRALVAPAEAIFLNAKLEADLAELDEEDAMELLQSVGAEEPGLATLARVGFDTLGLQTYLTAGPKESRAWTIKKGATAPEAAGVIHTDFQKGFIKAEVISFDDLVTCGSVTEARSAGKARMEGKEYVMADGDVVEFRFNV; encoded by the coding sequence GTGTCGCTCACGATCGGAATCGTCGGTCTGCCCAACGTCGGCAAGTCGACGCTGTTCAACGCCCTGACCAAGAACGACGTGCTGGCGGCCAACTACCCGTTCGCCACCATCGAGCCCAACGTGGGCGTCGTCGGCGTCCCCGACGCCCGGCTGACCAAGCTGGCGGAGATCTTCGGCTCGCAGAAGATCCTCCCCGCCACCGTCGACTTCGTCGACATCGCCGGCATCGTCCGCGGCGCCTCCGAGGGCGAGGGCCTGGGCAACAAGTTCCTCGCGAACATCCGCGAGTCCGACGCGATCTGCCAGGTCATCCGCGCCTTCAAGGACGAGAACGTCGTCCACGTCGACGGCAAGGTCTCGCCCAAGGACGACATCGAGACCATCAACACCGAGCTGATCCTCGCGGACCTCCAGACCATCGAGAAGGTGCTGCCGCGCCTGGTCAAGGAGTCCCGCATCCAGAAGGACAAGGCGGCCAAGGTCAAGGCCGTCGAGGAGGCCAAGGCGATCCTGGAGAAGGGCGACACCCTCTTCTCGGCGGGCATCGTCCAGGGCTCCGAGAAGGCCGAGCCCCTTCACGACCTGCACCTCCTCACCACCAAGCCGTTCCTCTACGTCTTCAACGTGGACGAGGACGAGCTGACGGACGACGCCTTCAAGGCCGAGCAGCGCGCCCTGGTCGCCCCCGCCGAGGCCATCTTCCTCAACGCCAAGCTGGAGGCCGACCTCGCCGAGCTGGACGAGGAGGACGCCATGGAGCTCCTCCAGTCCGTCGGCGCCGAGGAACCCGGCCTCGCCACCCTCGCCCGCGTCGGCTTCGACACCCTCGGCCTCCAGACCTACCTGACGGCCGGCCCCAAGGAATCCCGCGCCTGGACCATCAAGAAGGGCGCCACCGCCCCCGAGGCCGCCGGCGTCATCCACACGGACTTCCAGAAGGGCTTCATCAAGGCCGAGGTCATCTCCTTCGACGACCTCGTCACCTGCGGCTCGGTAACCGAGGCCCGCTCGGCGGGCAAGGCCCGCATGGAGGGCAAGGAGTACGTGATGGCGGACGGGGACGTGGTGGAGTTCCGCTTCAACGTCTAA
- the glpX gene encoding class II fructose-bisphosphatase, translating into MTDHHLPSQLEVSPEAPDRNLALELVRVTEAGAMASGRWVGRGDKNGADGAAVRAMRALIHTVSMNGVVVIGEGEKDNAPMLYNGERVGDGTGPECDVAVDPVDGTTLTAKGMANAVSVLAVADRGSMFDPSAVFYMDKLVTGPEAADYVDINAPVAVNIRRIAKAKRSSPEDVTVVVLDRPRHDGIVKEIREAGARIKFISDGDVAGAIMAAREGTGVDLLLGVGGTPEGIIAACAIKCLGGTIQTKLWPKDDAERQRAIDAGHDLDRVLCTDDLVSGDNVFFVATGITDGELLRGVRYRAETATTQSLVMRSKSGTIRQIDSVHRLSKLRAYSAIDFERPS; encoded by the coding sequence ATGACCGATCACCATCTCCCGTCCCAGCTTGAGGTCAGCCCGGAGGCCCCGGACCGCAACCTCGCCCTGGAGCTGGTCCGGGTGACCGAGGCGGGCGCCATGGCCTCGGGCCGCTGGGTCGGCCGCGGAGACAAGAACGGCGCCGACGGCGCCGCCGTCCGCGCCATGCGCGCGCTCATCCACACCGTGTCGATGAACGGCGTCGTCGTCATCGGCGAGGGCGAGAAGGACAACGCCCCGATGCTCTACAACGGTGAGCGCGTCGGCGACGGGACCGGCCCGGAGTGCGACGTGGCCGTGGACCCGGTGGACGGCACCACCCTGACCGCCAAGGGCATGGCCAACGCCGTCTCCGTACTCGCCGTCGCCGACCGCGGCTCGATGTTCGACCCCTCGGCCGTCTTCTACATGGACAAGCTGGTCACCGGCCCCGAGGCCGCGGACTACGTGGACATCAACGCCCCGGTGGCCGTGAACATCCGCCGGATCGCGAAGGCGAAGCGTTCCTCCCCCGAGGACGTCACGGTCGTCGTCCTCGACCGGCCGCGCCACGACGGCATCGTCAAGGAGATCCGCGAGGCGGGCGCCCGCATCAAGTTCATCTCCGACGGCGACGTGGCCGGCGCGATCATGGCGGCGCGCGAGGGCACCGGCGTCGACCTGCTGCTGGGCGTCGGCGGTACGCCCGAGGGCATCATCGCCGCCTGTGCCATCAAGTGCCTCGGCGGCACCATCCAGACGAAGCTGTGGCCCAAGGACGACGCCGAGCGGCAGCGGGCGATCGACGCCGGGCACGACCTGGACCGGGTGCTCTGCACCGACGACCTGGTCAGCGGCGACAACGTCTTCTTCGTCGCCACCGGCATCACCGACGGCGAACTGCTGCGCGGCGTGCGCTACCGCGCGGAGACGGCGACCACGCAGTCGCTGGTCATGCGGTCCAAGTCGGGGACGATCCGGCAGATCGACTCGGTGCACCGGCTCTCGAAGCTCCGGGCGTACAGCGCGATCGACTTCGAGCGGCCCAGCTGA